In Anaerolineales bacterium, the following are encoded in one genomic region:
- the ndhC gene encoding NADH-quinone oxidoreductase subunit A, protein MLLDYLPIAILVILSTGLAALIVGIGHLFGPNRPSERKMESYESGMRPIGPGTRRLPVRFYLIAVLFILFDIEVIFFLPWAVTFRQLGWFGLIEMVVFILILLVGYVYAWKKGALEWE, encoded by the coding sequence ATGCTCTTAGACTACTTACCCATCGCAATTCTCGTGATCCTCTCCACCGGGCTGGCCGCCCTGATCGTGGGCATTGGGCATTTGTTTGGGCCCAACCGCCCTTCAGAGCGCAAGATGGAGTCTTACGAGTCGGGCATGCGCCCGATCGGGCCGGGCACACGGCGTTTGCCGGTGCGCTTTTACCTGATTGCGGTGCTGTTCATCCTCTTCGACATTGAAGTGATCTTTTTCCTGCCCTGGGCGGTGACCTTCCGCCAGCTGGGCTGGTTCGGACTGATCGAGATGGTGGTCTTCATCCTCATCCTGCTGGTTGGCTATGTGTACGCCTGGAAGAAAGGCGCGTTGGAATGGGAGTAG
- a CDS encoding NADH-quinone oxidoreductase subunit B — MGVESKLGNLGIVTTSLEKVVNWGRTGAMWPMLFGLACCAIEMMSSQAPQYDMSRFGMELMRASPRQSDLMIVAGRLSRKMAPVLRRLYDQMPAPKWVVSMGDCASCGGVYNNYAIVQGVDEIVPVDVYVAGCPPRPEALIHGIMTLHEKVKGETFKDWA; from the coding sequence ATGGGAGTAGAGAGCAAACTCGGTAATTTGGGGATCGTGACCACCTCGCTCGAGAAGGTGGTGAACTGGGGCCGCACCGGCGCCATGTGGCCGATGCTGTTTGGCCTGGCCTGCTGCGCCATCGAGATGATGTCTTCGCAGGCTCCGCAATATGACATGAGCCGCTTCGGGATGGAACTGATGCGCGCCAGCCCTCGCCAGTCCGATCTGATGATCGTGGCCGGCCGCCTGAGCCGCAAGATGGCCCCGGTGCTGCGCCGCCTGTATGACCAAATGCCTGCGCCCAAGTGGGTGGTCTCCATGGGAGATTGCGCCTCGTGCGGCGGTGTTTACAACAACTACGCCATTGTTCAGGGCGTGGACGAGATCGTGCCGGTGGACGTGTATGTGGCCGGCTGCCCGCCGCGCCCGGAAGCCTTGATCCACGGCATTATGACCCTGCACGAAAAAGTGAAGGGCGAGACTTTCAAGGATTGGGCCTAG
- a CDS encoding NADH-quinone oxidoreductase subunit C, whose translation MHAQLEPVLTDLEQQFGASQSEFRGQARLLVAPQHILAAANALRDQHGFEMLAALSAVDYWPERTPRFHAVYEFKSLAKNLRLEVRVPLDGDDPELESITSVYPNADWHERELWDMFGLRIQNHPDLRRILMPADWTGHPLRKDYPLGYEEVQFSFNFEEIEARKPRPKE comes from the coding sequence ATGCATGCACAGCTCGAACCTGTCTTGACCGACCTGGAGCAGCAGTTTGGCGCCAGCCAGAGCGAATTCCGCGGCCAGGCCAGGCTGCTGGTGGCCCCGCAGCACATCCTGGCCGCCGCCAACGCGCTGCGTGACCAGCACGGCTTTGAAATGCTGGCAGCCCTGAGCGCGGTGGACTACTGGCCGGAGCGCACGCCGCGCTTCCATGCCGTGTATGAGTTCAAGAGCCTGGCCAAGAACCTGCGCCTGGAAGTGCGCGTGCCCTTAGACGGCGATGATCCAGAGCTGGAGAGCATCACCTCTGTCTATCCCAATGCGGATTGGCACGAGCGCGAGCTGTGGGACATGTTTGGTCTGCGCATCCAGAACCATCCGGACTTGCGCCGCATCCTAATGCCAGCGGACTGGACTGGGCACCCCTTGCGTAAAGACTATCCGCTGGGCTACGAAGAAGTGCAGTTCAGCTTCAACTTCGAAGAGATTGAGGCGCGCAAGCCGCGTCCCAAGGAATAG
- the nuoD gene encoding NADH dehydrogenase (quinone) subunit D, whose amino-acid sequence MSSLEQIEITTEELRHLVSPRAIEGDTILLNMGPQHPSTHGVLRLLLELDGEIVVNCIPDIGYLHTGIEKSIESKSYEKSEVMTDRLDYLNTMGNNLAYCLAVEKLVDLDVPERAQAVRVIFAELQRIASHMVWLGTHMLDLGAMSVFFYTFTQRERILDLMEMAGGQRMMTTYFRPGGLWRDVPDGWVEGVRELIDDLPRHFKEFEALISKNPIFLDRTKDIGILSAEDGLAWGVTGSTLRGSGVDYDIRKAEPYSGYERYEFDVPLATEGDVYARYWVRMKELYESVRIVHQALDKLPSGPFRSNNRKFVPPPRAELGESMEAVIHHFKLWTEGFPAPKNSVYLPVESPRGELGVLLEGDGGPKPYRCYWRTPSFVNLQVLPMLSKGHYVADLVAIIGSIDIVLGDTDR is encoded by the coding sequence ATGTCGTCGCTAGAACAGATCGAGATCACGACTGAGGAATTGCGCCACCTGGTTTCGCCGCGGGCGATCGAGGGCGATACGATCCTGCTCAACATGGGTCCCCAGCACCCCAGCACGCACGGCGTGCTGCGCCTGCTGCTGGAGCTGGATGGCGAGATCGTAGTGAACTGCATTCCGGATATCGGCTATCTGCACACCGGGATCGAGAAGAGCATCGAGTCCAAGAGCTACGAAAAGTCCGAGGTGATGACCGACCGCTTGGACTACTTGAACACGATGGGCAACAACCTGGCCTATTGTCTGGCAGTGGAAAAGCTGGTGGACTTGGACGTACCGGAGCGAGCCCAGGCGGTACGCGTGATCTTCGCCGAACTGCAGCGGATTGCTTCGCACATGGTTTGGTTGGGCACGCACATGCTGGATCTGGGCGCCATGTCGGTCTTCTTCTATACCTTCACCCAGCGCGAGCGTATCCTGGACCTGATGGAAATGGCCGGCGGCCAACGCATGATGACCACCTATTTCCGCCCCGGCGGCCTGTGGCGTGATGTGCCTGACGGTTGGGTGGAGGGCGTGCGCGAATTGATCGATGATCTGCCGCGTCACTTCAAGGAATTCGAAGCCCTGATCAGCAAGAACCCGATCTTTCTGGACCGCACCAAGGATATTGGCATCCTTTCTGCCGAAGACGGGCTGGCCTGGGGCGTGACCGGCTCCACGCTGCGTGGGTCTGGCGTGGATTATGACATTCGCAAGGCCGAGCCGTATTCCGGTTACGAGCGCTATGAATTCGACGTGCCTCTGGCCACCGAAGGCGACGTGTATGCGCGCTATTGGGTGCGCATGAAAGAGCTGTATGAATCGGTGCGCATTGTTCACCAGGCGCTGGACAAACTGCCCAGCGGCCCGTTCCGCAGCAACAATCGCAAATTTGTGCCCCCGCCGCGGGCTGAACTGGGCGAGAGCATGGAGGCGGTCATCCACCACTTCAAGCTCTGGACGGAAGGGTTCCCTGCGCCGAAGAATTCGGTGTACCTGCCGGTCGAATCGCCGCGCGGCGAGCTGGGCGTGCTGCTGGAGGGCGATGGCGGCCCCAAGCCGTATCGTTGCTACTGGCGCACGCCGTCCTTTGTCAACCTGCAGGTGCTGCCCATGCTTTCCAAGGGCCATTACGTGGCCGACCTGGTGGCGATCATCGGCAGCATTGATATTGTTTTGGGAGATACCGACCGGTGA
- a CDS encoding NAD(P)H-dependent oxidoreductase subunit E, which translates to MNPLQERYSEEIAQVLSKYPADQKRSAVMPLLYIAQREHGYVSREQFAQIAEILEISATDVAEILGFYTLYHDKPEGKYRLQVCNDLPCALRGADQFLEGVCDHLGVKPGGTTQDGLVTVEAVMCLAACHRAPMFQVQSSEGIAYHEDQTVESAARLVDSWRATEVE; encoded by the coding sequence GTGAATCCTTTACAGGAACGCTACAGCGAAGAAATTGCGCAGGTCCTGTCCAAGTATCCTGCGGATCAGAAGCGCTCAGCGGTGATGCCGCTGCTGTACATTGCCCAGCGTGAGCACGGCTACGTCAGCCGCGAGCAGTTCGCCCAAATTGCTGAGATCCTGGAGATCTCCGCCACGGATGTGGCCGAGATCCTAGGCTTCTACACCCTCTATCACGATAAGCCGGAAGGCAAGTACCGCCTTCAGGTATGCAATGACCTGCCGTGCGCCCTGCGCGGGGCCGACCAGTTTCTGGAAGGCGTGTGTGACCACCTGGGCGTGAAGCCGGGCGGCACCACCCAAGACGGCCTGGTGACGGTCGAAGCCGTCATGTGCCTGGCCGCCTGCCACCGAGCGCCGATGTTCCAGGTGCAAAGCAGTGAGGGCATTGCCTATCACGAAGATCAGACAGTGGAGAGCGCAGCCCGCCTGGTGGACAGCTGGCGCGCGACGGAGGTCGAATGA
- the nuoF gene encoding NADH-quinone oxidoreductase subunit NuoF, with amino-acid sequence MNDILLRHRQIPNLDQFPIYRQNGGFEAFKRALTSMQPDEVTDLVKASGLRGRGGAGFPTGMKWSFIDKNVFPHYVVVNADESEPGTFKDREIMESNPFQFLEGVMLCAYAVRANEAYIYLRGEFWQLAAELDKHIEYLEREGLLGEKLFGTDYSLRLYTHLGAGAYICGEETALLESLEGKLGQPRLRPPFPPSFGLYGKPTIVNNVETLANVPMILEKGADWFRGFGTEKSPGTKVFSLSGNVAKPGNYELPLGTTFRELIFEHGGGIPNGRSIKAIMPAGASSSLIVADEKALDTPMDYESVPSVGAMLGSASVIVVDDSVNMAWLINKTMHFFQHESCGKCTPCREGTFWMRHLTERIEHGQARWEDVELLNEVASNVKGKCLCALGDFSTEAVMSSIQRFRHDFEIKVLSEAPVSVDIKVSNP; translated from the coding sequence ATGAACGACATCCTGCTGCGCCATCGCCAGATCCCCAACTTGGACCAATTTCCGATCTACCGCCAGAACGGTGGTTTCGAAGCTTTTAAGCGCGCCCTGACCAGCATGCAGCCGGACGAGGTCACGGACCTGGTCAAGGCTTCCGGCCTGCGCGGCCGCGGTGGGGCGGGCTTCCCCACCGGCATGAAGTGGTCTTTTATTGACAAGAACGTGTTCCCACACTATGTGGTGGTCAACGCTGACGAATCTGAGCCCGGCACCTTCAAAGACCGCGAGATCATGGAAAGCAATCCTTTCCAGTTTCTGGAAGGCGTGATGTTGTGCGCCTATGCGGTGCGGGCCAACGAAGCCTACATTTACCTGCGCGGCGAGTTCTGGCAACTGGCCGCCGAGCTGGACAAGCATATCGAATACCTGGAGCGCGAAGGCCTGCTGGGCGAAAAGCTGTTCGGCACGGACTACAGCCTGCGCCTGTACACCCACCTGGGCGCCGGCGCCTACATCTGCGGCGAAGAGACCGCCTTGCTCGAATCGCTGGAAGGCAAGCTGGGCCAGCCCCGGCTGCGCCCGCCGTTCCCGCCCAGCTTCGGGCTGTATGGCAAGCCGACCATCGTCAACAACGTGGAGACGCTGGCCAATGTGCCCATGATCCTGGAGAAAGGCGCCGACTGGTTCCGGGGCTTCGGCACCGAGAAAAGCCCGGGCACCAAGGTCTTCAGCCTCTCCGGCAATGTCGCCAAACCGGGCAACTACGAATTGCCCCTGGGCACCACTTTCCGTGAGCTGATCTTTGAGCACGGTGGCGGCATCCCCAACGGCCGCAGTATCAAGGCCATCATGCCGGCGGGGGCCTCGTCCTCGCTGATCGTGGCCGACGAGAAGGCGCTGGACACGCCGATGGACTATGAGAGCGTGCCCAGCGTGGGCGCTATGCTGGGCTCCGCCTCGGTGATCGTGGTGGACGACTCGGTCAACATGGCCTGGCTGATCAACAAGACCATGCACTTCTTCCAGCACGAATCCTGCGGCAAATGCACGCCCTGCCGCGAGGGCACCTTCTGGATGCGCCACCTGACCGAACGCATTGAGCACGGCCAGGCGCGCTGGGAGGATGTCGAACTGTTGAATGAAGTCGCCAGCAACGTCAAAGGCAAGTGCCTGTGCGCGCTGGGCGACTTCTCCACGGAAGCGGTGATGTCCAGCATCCAGCGCTTCCGCCATGATTTTGAAATCAAGGTGCTGTCTGAGGCGCCTGTGAGTGTCGACATCAAAGTGAGCAACCCATGA
- the nuoG gene encoding NADH-quinone oxidoreductase subunit NuoG, with protein MSDAVAPKIDENLVTLIIDGQPVAVKAGTVLVDAAKQAGIDIPVFCYHPKMEPVGMCRMCLVEVGRPQIDRETGKPALDENGEPIIQFGPKLETGCTVPVAEGMVVRGYTDNVKEARDEVLEFLLTSHPLDCPICDKGGECPLQNLTMNFGPGQSRYIYDEKKHLEKHVPLGDLIFLDRERCIQCARCTRFQDEIVDDPVIGFSQRGRALQIVTFSEPGFDSYWSGNTTDICPVGALTTADFRFGARPWEMQQSASICNQCSVGCNITFNTRREAKSGGQTVIKRAMPRQNEWVNEIWMCDKGRFGYHYTEAANRIQQPLLRKGGQLTPVSWEEALAAVREQVKKAAGKMVTLAGGRLSNEDYFNIKQLSDAAKAPALLYSQMAGGDLTAQVGLGAGSNLADLGPGSTIVVIASDLEEEAGLWWLRLKQAAERGATLVVANPRSTKLERYAQHVVRYSYGQEAAVLQALVDSLSPKSPQQSEAVKGLLREDALKAAAQAVQAAENLVVFYGSDGTSLASSTALAQAAANLLIATGHVGRANNGLVAVWDKGNAQGAWDMGLRPSADLATQLKEAGLLYIAGADPAGDDPQLAAAVDAAAFVVVQELAMTKTAAAADVVLPALAYTERDGSYTSGERRVQRFYPAVPVLEGARADYAIAAQIGEALGLKLEQRSTAKIFRQASETHPAYSGLDYGRLAEVVAQWPIIGRDDVYYGGTTYDNTQGLGVKLDTAAERGEAPALSLEAAAETVLPSGLVAVPVTRQYDRGNTIRFSKLLDPRREAPQVVLNPQDAAGLGLSEGKPAKVTLDGVQATVTTKIDNSLPQGTALIPRSLGLPINGPTAVKVEA; from the coding sequence ATGAGCGACGCAGTAGCCCCGAAGATCGACGAGAACTTGGTCACGTTAATTATCGATGGCCAGCCGGTGGCGGTGAAGGCCGGCACGGTACTGGTGGATGCGGCCAAGCAGGCCGGCATTGATATTCCCGTGTTTTGCTACCACCCCAAGATGGAACCGGTGGGCATGTGCCGCATGTGCCTGGTGGAGGTGGGCCGCCCGCAGATCGACCGCGAGACCGGCAAACCCGCCCTGGATGAGAATGGCGAGCCGATCATTCAATTTGGCCCCAAGCTGGAAACCGGTTGCACCGTGCCGGTGGCCGAGGGCATGGTGGTGCGCGGCTACACCGACAATGTAAAGGAAGCCCGCGACGAAGTGCTGGAGTTCCTGCTGACTTCGCACCCGCTGGACTGCCCGATTTGCGACAAGGGTGGCGAATGCCCCCTGCAAAACCTGACGATGAACTTTGGCCCCGGCCAGAGCCGCTATATTTATGACGAGAAGAAGCACCTGGAAAAACACGTGCCGCTGGGCGACCTGATCTTCCTGGACCGCGAGCGCTGCATCCAGTGTGCGCGCTGCACGCGCTTCCAGGATGAGATTGTGGACGACCCGGTGATCGGCTTTTCGCAGCGCGGCCGCGCCCTGCAGATCGTGACCTTCTCGGAGCCGGGCTTTGACTCATACTGGTCTGGCAACACCACCGACATTTGCCCGGTGGGCGCGCTGACCACGGCGGACTTCCGCTTTGGCGCCCGCCCGTGGGAAATGCAGCAGTCCGCCTCCATCTGTAACCAGTGCTCGGTGGGCTGCAACATCACCTTCAACACGCGCCGTGAGGCCAAGTCTGGCGGGCAGACGGTGATCAAACGGGCCATGCCGCGCCAGAACGAGTGGGTCAATGAGATCTGGATGTGCGACAAAGGCCGCTTTGGCTACCACTATACGGAAGCCGCCAACCGCATCCAGCAGCCTTTGCTGCGCAAAGGCGGCCAGCTGACCCCGGTGAGCTGGGAAGAGGCTTTGGCGGCGGTGCGCGAGCAGGTCAAGAAGGCCGCCGGCAAGATGGTGACCCTGGCCGGCGGACGCCTGAGCAACGAAGACTATTTCAATATCAAACAACTGAGCGACGCGGCCAAGGCCCCGGCGCTGCTGTACAGCCAGATGGCCGGCGGCGACCTGACCGCCCAGGTGGGCCTGGGCGCTGGCAGCAATTTAGCTGACTTAGGCCCCGGTTCCACCATCGTGGTGATTGCCAGCGACCTGGAAGAAGAAGCCGGCCTGTGGTGGCTGCGCCTGAAGCAGGCTGCCGAGCGCGGCGCCACCCTGGTGGTGGCCAACCCACGCAGCACCAAGCTGGAACGCTATGCCCAGCATGTGGTGCGCTACAGTTATGGCCAGGAAGCGGCCGTACTGCAGGCGCTGGTGGACAGCCTGTCCCCCAAGAGCCCGCAGCAGAGCGAGGCGGTCAAAGGACTGCTGCGCGAAGATGCGCTGAAGGCTGCCGCCCAAGCTGTGCAGGCCGCCGAGAACCTGGTGGTCTTTTACGGCAGCGACGGCACCAGCCTGGCCAGTTCTACGGCGCTGGCGCAGGCCGCCGCCAATTTACTGATCGCCACCGGCCACGTGGGCCGGGCCAACAACGGCCTGGTGGCCGTGTGGGACAAGGGCAACGCCCAGGGCGCCTGGGACATGGGCCTGCGCCCAAGCGCCGACCTGGCGACTCAATTGAAAGAGGCTGGCCTGCTGTACATCGCCGGCGCCGACCCGGCGGGCGATGACCCGCAATTGGCTGCCGCCGTGGATGCGGCCGCCTTTGTGGTGGTGCAGGAACTGGCCATGACCAAGACCGCCGCCGCCGCCGATGTGGTGCTGCCCGCCCTCGCTTATACCGAGCGCGACGGCAGCTATACCTCTGGCGAGCGCCGCGTGCAGCGCTTTTACCCGGCCGTGCCGGTGCTGGAAGGCGCCCGGGCCGACTATGCCATCGCCGCCCAAATTGGTGAAGCACTGGGCCTGAAGCTGGAACAGCGCTCCACGGCCAAGATCTTCCGCCAGGCCAGCGAGACGCACCCGGCCTACAGTGGCCTGGATTACGGCAGGCTGGCCGAAGTGGTGGCCCAGTGGCCGATCATCGGCCGCGACGATGTGTACTACGGCGGCACGACTTACGACAATACCCAGGGCCTGGGCGTGAAGCTGGACACCGCCGCCGAGCGCGGCGAAGCCCCAGCCTTGAGCTTGGAGGCCGCCGCCGAAACAGTATTGCCGAGCGGCCTGGTGGCCGTGCCGGTGACGCGCCAATATGACCGCGGCAACACGATCAGGTTCTCCAAGCTGCTGGACCCGCGCCGCGAAGCGCCGCAAGTGGTGCTGAACCCGCAGGACGCCGCCGGCCTGGGCCTGAGCGAAGGCAAGCCGGCCAAGGTGACCCTGGACGGCGTGCAGGCCACCGTGACGACCAAGATCGACAACAGCCTGCCGCAAGGCACGGCGCTGATCCCGCGCAGCCTGGGCTTGCCGATCAACGGCCCCACGGCGGTGAAGGTGGAAGCTTAA
- the nuoH gene encoding NADH-quinone oxidoreductase subunit NuoH, translating into MIDIWLVVEWLVKSLVLIFVLLTGFAYTTFYERKLAALIQIRVGPNRVGPGGWLQPLADGIKLIFKEEFIPAKAFKTVFILAPILTAVPALVITAVVPWGTEIELFGRMIPLGIADVNVAVLYILSVASISVYGIVLAGWSSNNKYAMLGGLRSSAQMISYELSLGLAFVGPILLAGSMSMNDIVEAQRNVWFVVWQPIGAIIFYIASLAEVNRAPFDMPEAEQELTAGYHTEYSGMKFALFFMGEYIKMAAVSAIFATLFLGGYRGPFVDQYPLLGPVYLLFKVFLSLGVMIWIRATLPRLRYDRLMSFGWKVMLPLALLNVFLTAVLIMWLGL; encoded by the coding sequence ATGATCGATATCTGGTTGGTTGTGGAGTGGCTGGTTAAAAGCCTTGTGCTCATCTTCGTTCTGCTGACGGGCTTTGCCTACACCACCTTCTATGAGCGCAAGCTGGCGGCGCTGATCCAGATCCGCGTCGGCCCCAACCGTGTGGGGCCGGGCGGCTGGCTGCAGCCGCTGGCAGACGGCATCAAGCTGATCTTCAAAGAAGAATTCATCCCGGCCAAGGCCTTCAAGACGGTGTTCATCCTGGCGCCGATCCTGACGGCTGTGCCCGCCCTGGTGATTACCGCCGTGGTGCCCTGGGGCACCGAGATCGAACTGTTCGGGCGCATGATCCCGCTGGGCATTGCCGATGTGAACGTGGCTGTGCTGTATATCTTGTCCGTGGCCTCGATTTCGGTCTACGGCATCGTGCTGGCGGGCTGGTCCTCCAACAATAAATACGCCATGCTGGGCGGCCTGCGCTCCTCAGCGCAAATGATCAGCTACGAGCTGTCGCTGGGCCTGGCGTTCGTCGGCCCGATTTTGCTGGCGGGCTCGATGAGCATGAATGACATCGTCGAAGCCCAACGCAATGTGTGGTTTGTGGTCTGGCAGCCGATCGGCGCGATCATCTTCTACATTGCCAGCCTGGCCGAAGTCAACCGCGCCCCGTTCGACATGCCCGAGGCCGAGCAGGAATTGACGGCCGGTTACCACACCGAATATTCCGGCATGAAGTTCGCCCTGTTCTTCATGGGCGAGTACATCAAGATGGCGGCGGTCAGCGCCATCTTCGCCACTCTGTTCCTGGGCGGTTACCGCGGACCCTTTGTGGATCAGTACCCGCTGCTGGGACCTGTGTATTTATTGTTCAAGGTTTTCCTGAGCCTGGGTGTAATGATTTGGATCCGCGCTACCCTGCCGCGCCTGCGCTATGACCGTCTGATGAGTTTCGGCTGGAAAGTCATGCTGCCCCTGGCCTTGCTGAACGTTTTCCTCACAGCCGTGCTGATCATGTGGTTGGGATTGTGA
- the nuoI gene encoding NADH-quinone oxidoreductase subunit NuoI, with amino-acid sequence MLNAIKSFYEILKGMGITARQILRGSQTYQYPETKRPVRQRFKGRHELRRYDNGLEKCIGCALCAAACPADAIFVEASENTDEKRFSPGERYASTYEINMLRCIFCGYCEDACPTEAIVLGDNYEMSFTDRSQSIYTREKLLVPVPPGGNPTPQQVEPGMFDRSIPMMENPD; translated from the coding sequence ATGTTGAATGCCATCAAAAGCTTCTACGAGATCTTAAAGGGAATGGGCATCACGGCTCGCCAGATCCTGCGTGGTTCCCAAACCTACCAGTATCCGGAGACCAAGCGCCCGGTGCGCCAGCGCTTCAAAGGCCGCCACGAGCTGCGGCGCTATGACAATGGGCTGGAGAAGTGCATTGGCTGCGCGCTGTGCGCGGCGGCCTGCCCGGCAGACGCCATCTTCGTCGAGGCGTCTGAGAACACCGATGAGAAGCGCTTCTCCCCCGGCGAGCGCTATGCCAGCACTTATGAGATCAACATGCTGCGCTGCATCTTCTGCGGCTATTGTGAAGACGCCTGCCCGACCGAAGCGATCGTGCTGGGCGATAACTATGAGATGAGCTTTACCGACCGCTCGCAGTCGATTTACACGCGCGAGAAGCTGTTGGTGCCCGTGCCGCCGGGAGGCAACCCCACCCCGCAGCAGGTGGAACCTGGCATGTTTGACCGTTCCATCCCGATGATGGAGAACCCAGACTAA
- a CDS encoding NADH-quinone oxidoreductase subunit J, giving the protein MNGDLLLFFGLALVAVGAAVAMLVSRNAVYSALFLIINFATIAVFFLMLGAPFIAMAQVTVYAGAIMVLFLFVIMLLGAEQIQLPGRGGWQRPLAILLAVALVAETAVVIFGRGEVTQMLQPSASDYGNPQAIGMTLFSDFLLPFEVTSVLLLAAMVGVIVITKEDRKKPE; this is encoded by the coding sequence ATGAACGGCGATCTGTTGCTTTTCTTCGGTCTGGCGTTGGTGGCGGTGGGCGCGGCGGTGGCCATGCTGGTCAGCCGCAACGCGGTGTATTCGGCGCTGTTCCTGATCATCAACTTCGCCACCATCGCGGTCTTTTTCCTGATGCTCGGCGCGCCATTCATCGCCATGGCACAGGTGACCGTGTATGCCGGCGCCATCATGGTCTTGTTCCTGTTCGTGATCATGCTGCTCGGCGCCGAGCAGATCCAACTGCCCGGCCGCGGCGGCTGGCAGCGCCCGCTGGCGATCCTGCTGGCGGTGGCGCTGGTCGCCGAAACGGCTGTGGTCATTTTTGGCCGCGGCGAGGTGACCCAGATGCTGCAACCCTCGGCCAGCGATTACGGCAACCCGCAGGCGATCGGCATGACTTTGTTCAGCGACTTCCTTCTGCCGTTTGAGGTGACCTCGGTGCTGCTGCTGGCGGCCATGGTGGGCGTGATCGTAATTACCAAAGAAGACAGAAAGAAGCCTGAATAG
- the nuoK gene encoding NADH-quinone oxidoreductase subunit NuoK, producing the protein MVPVSYYFALSAILFTLGALGVLLRRNAIIVFMSIELMLNAANLLFVAFARSFGALNGQIYVFFVIAVAAAEVAVGLALIVAIFRSRQTVNLDDITSMKG; encoded by the coding sequence ATGGTGCCCGTTTCTTATTACTTCGCGCTGTCCGCCATTCTGTTCACGCTGGGCGCTCTGGGCGTGCTGCTGCGGCGCAATGCGATCATCGTGTTCATGTCGATCGAGCTGATGCTGAATGCGGCCAATCTGCTGTTTGTGGCCTTTGCGCGTTCCTTTGGCGCGCTCAACGGCCAGATCTACGTCTTCTTCGTCATCGCCGTGGCCGCGGCTGAAGTCGCCGTGGGCCTGGCGCTGATCGTGGCCATCTTCCGCAGCCGCCAAACCGTCAATCTTGACGACATCACCAGTATGAAGGGTTAG